The Legionella spiritensis DNA segment GCGGTTGCAACGCCTTTTACGGGCAATCCTGTTGGGTCTAATAATCCTACTTGCACAAGAACGCTCGCCTGATCCCAGTAAATATGCTCATGTGTGACCTTGCCATCAGCGAATCCGACGATAACAACCAGAGGAATAGCGACTTTTTTTCCGGTGGGTGGCATATTCGGCAACATCCAGCCTATCTCTGTCGTGTGCGTAAATTTAAAAATGATTTCATCGACCAGTTGATGTTGATCTATGGTCCGTGAAACAGGAATCATTTCTGTATCCGGTGGAAAAAATTTTTCGGCGGGAATGAGGCTGCTGTAAAATTGCCGGACACCTTCCAGCCCTGTCCCTCCTATGGTGGTAGGGATGTTATTGATATGAGGGGACTCGGTCATGGTTGCCAGCGTCGTATCCAAATCCTTTTGCAGTTCGGCATGCACATGCTGGTTAAAGGCATCGAGAAGCGCTTGTTGCTCCGCTGATAATAGGGTCATGCTTCCGGTCCATCGCTATATCCTGTTATTCTCAGGTTAGCGTATATTCTTGCAGTTTGCTGCCGGCTAGTACCCCTTCCATTTAGTTTTGACAGGTTGGCTTGCACAGAGTGTTTGTCTTTTTGTCATCCCCGCGAAGGCGGGGATCCATACTGAATCAAGCACTGAGCTACATCAGGAATGGTTTCCCGCCTTCGCGGGAATGACAGTTAACCTGTCAAAATTAAATAGAAACAGTACTAGTTGATTAGGCGATATATCAACAGGGCCGCACGTTGCGTTTGCATGGTCAACGAGCTCACCTGTAGTTTTTCCTTCACCGAATGTGCCCCCGTGCCAATGGGGCCAAGGCCGGCCAGGCTGGCATCCACCAGGGATGCGACGTAAGAGATATCCCCGGCACCTCGTAAACCCGGATCCAGCGGTTTGACGGGGCCATATCCCAAATCATTACTGATTTGGCTATAGAGATTTAATAATTCCTGATTTTTTGCCGTGGGCGGCATGGCGGGGATCCCTTCTTCAAATTGAATGGACGCCGTGGTTTCCGGTAAGTGGTTGTTGACAATGGCGGCGATGCGTTGTTCCGCTTTGGCTCTCTGCTGATCCGATATAAACCGTAAGTCGCCTTCGGCAATGGCCACTTTGGCGATGATATTTTTTCTTCCTGACGCCGTACCCTGGATACTGTCAAATTTTGTTTTGTCGCCGCCAAGAATCAGGCCGGGGTTAAAAGACAGATAGGTCTCTGTGGATAATTCATTGCGCATGTCGTTCAGGATGCGGTTTATTTCAAAAATAGCACCGTATCCTCCCGAATTTTGGAAGATTTCAGACGAGTGGGCGTCCTTGCCACTCGTTTTAAGCAGCCAGCCGCTGACGCCTCGTCGGGCGATAGTGGCCGTATCCGCAGAGAGCGACCATTCAAAATCCAGGGCGACATCGCTTTGCTTTGCTGCGTCTATCAGAGATTTTCTTGATGTCGCAACGGGTTTGCCGGCGTCTTCTTCGTCACCGCTTAGCACAATCGTGATGGTGGCGTCATCCAGGGCATGGGCCTTATGCAACGCTTTTAAGGCATAGAGCATGACCACGTCCCCGCCTTTGTTATCAATAACGCCGGGGCCGGTGGCCAACTCGTTGTTATGGCGAACGAATTGCTGGAATGGATTATTGGCCGAAAACACCGTATCCAGATGACCAATCAGGAGAATTTTTTTGCCTTTTGAACCCTGGCGGGTGGCGACAAGACTCCCTGCCCGTTTCATGCTGGCCGGTGGATTGACCCATTGTGTGCTAAAGCCCAGTTGTTTTAATTCGGTACGTAATTGTTCGCCAACCTGATGAATACCGGCCTTGTTGTCCGTACCGCTGTTGATATCAACCAGCTGTTCGAGCAGGGATAGTTGCCGGGAAGCCTGTTCTGTAACGGTTTTGGTGATTTCCTGTTCAATGGCAGTCAACTCCGCCGCTTGAGCGGCGGGCAGGAAACCGGGTAACAGGACAGACAGGAAAAGAAAAAGAGCCGGTTTGTTATTTGTCATGTTCATCAAAACCATCGTGAGTAATAAATGGTGGAACTCTATCACAGGTAGCGATTTTTCAACAACCTACATCGAATTATCATCAAATTGTTTCACGCGGAATTTGTTTTTCCACTCCAGATCAACGGTGCCGGAACTTAAGCGGTTTAACTGGTTATCCACGGCTACCCGATTGTCAAATACAAAGCAGCTGCCAACCCACAAGGATTGTTCTTCCGGCATGGATTCCAGATAACTTAATATCCCCCCGTCCAATTGATAGACGTTTTCAAAACCTAATTGTTTCAGATAAGCGGTGGATTTTTCACAACGGACACCGCCTGTGCAGCACATAGCTATTTTTTTGGTTTTTTCACCCATTAAATGGGTGCGAACGTATTCGGGAAAATCCCGGAAGTTAATCGTTTTGGGGTTGGTGGCGCCTTTAAACGTGCCTAACTCAATTTCATAATCGTTGCGTGTGTCTATGACCAGGACGTCTTCCTCGCTAATCAGTTTGTTCCATTCTTCCGGTTTGACATGCACACCGGTGTTTTCCACCGTATCAACACCTTCGACGCCCATGGAGACGATTTCCTTTCGTAATTTGACTTTGGATTTATCAAACGGATTGGAATCATTATCGTTTTCTATAAAACGAATATTAGAGAACGCCGGCTGGACATTTCCCAGCAAAGCCTTGTAGCGATCTATATTTTCTCTTGTGCCGCAAAAGCTGCCGTTGATTCCTTCACTTGCCAGGATCAGGGTGCCTTTGATGTGGCACTGGATCATGCCATCCAATAAAGGTTGCCTCAGTAACTCATAATCCGGAAGCGGGGTGAATTTATAGAAAGAGGCGACAATGTAAGGGTTTGTTTTTTTTTCTGACTGATTCATGACAACGTCTCATCAAATGCTATAGGTACTATGGCCATTATTTTATTACTTTTTGAACAATCAATACATAGGATATGTGCCATTTTTTAAAACAAAGGGACGGAATATGCCGCTTGGGAGACGTTCAGGAATCCTGAAATATGGTTGAATTTTAATGTAAACTATCACCCTGGCCAAATCACTGATTTACCTGGTAGTCCTTGCAATTGGTTTGAAACTTATTGAAAATATCCAACGCCGAAGCGTTCCAACAGCTATGCACAGGTTGACAAGCTGTCTGGGGAGAAAACTACGAGTACAAGGAGATCTGTGTGAAGGATTATAAGCAATTGCGTAAGGAGTTTTCCGACTTGTTACAGCAAAATCTCTGGGATGCACTGAATTGCAAGGCTTTGAACGAACAGGAGCGGTTAAAAAAAATTAAACTGGCTCAGGATGGCGTCAGATTTTTACAGTCGATTGACGAATTGAGAAGCATTTATTACAAGCAAAGCAAGGTGGTCGAGCAACTGCTGGAAGCAGGGGTTCAGACTTTGCAATATCCCACGGAAGATAACCTGGGGTTATTCAGTGCTCATGCCTATCGAGTCACAAACGTCCTGATCGAGCGGCCGCGTGTGGGATTTTTTGCCGCCACCAACCTTGTTGCAGACACGATTGCAGCCGGGGTTGGAGCAGGATTTATGTTCTATGGTCTTGCGGTTTTGGGAGGGCTTTCCGCTCTGGCGCTGGGACCTTTCGGCGGTTTGGCGGTAGCGCTTGTCATGTTGATTGGTGGTGCCGTTATTACCTCGGCGGCCATTGTCGAGGGCCGTAATAATATTCGTTTGTGGCGAGGTAGTCAGGTCAGTGACGTAAACGATTTTGTGGCCGCGGCCAGGGATGTTATTGTGCCTGAAGTCAAGCAGGAGGTAATCATGATGCCTCAGCAATCGGAGGAACTCCCGCCGTATCCGGTTTATCTTGGGTATCCGGTTTATACAGGATATACCTCGTAATAATCGGGCAGGAAGGTTTTTTTTCATGTAAAATACCTCCTTGTTTTCCTATACCCCAATAAAAATGGAGCAGGTAAGCGATGCCATCATTTGATATTGTTTCGGAAATTAATGAAGTAGAACTTAAGAATGCCGTGGACAACGCGGTGCGTGAGATGGGAACCCGTTTTGATTTTCGCGGGGTGCAATCCAGTATTGATATGAAGGAAATGACGATAACGCTTAAGGCGGAATCGGATTTTCAGGTGCGGCAACTGGAGGATTTGTTCCGCAATCACTGCACCAAACGGGGTGTCAGCACGTTTGGTGTGGATATGGAAGATGAGCCCGTGCACAGCGGTAAAACCTTTTCACTGAACATGACGTTTAAACAAGGCATTGATCAGCCGACGGCCAAAGATATTGTCAAGCTTATTAAAGACAGCAAATTGAAAGTACAGACCTCTATTCAAGGTGATAAAGTCAGGATAACCGGTAAGAAAAGGGATGATTTGCAAGATACCATCGCCTTGCTGAAAAAGTCCGATATTAAAATGCCCTTGCAGTTTGAGAACTTCAGGGATTAGTACCAAAAATACTCTTTTTGGTCTATTATAAAACATATAGGTGATGGCTCCTCCTGGCTGAACCAAAATCAAATTTCGGATTCGGAGATTGATTTGCGGGGTGGTGTGCATTCCTGGAATTTTAGGAAAACCTTAAGCCTGGCATAGATCGCCACAATAAGTCTAAGTTACGGCTCAGAGACTCAGGAAGTCGTTGCCTGCCTTGTCACTAGGTTCACAGAGCCTAGGCTCTGTGAACAAAAATTTTCTTCACACCATTTTTTGCGAAAAAGCAGTAGCCCGTAAGGAGGCCTGCGGCCGTATTGCGGGTTTGATGTGCCACTTATGAACGTTTTCCCGCATTACGGCTTCGCCTTCATGACGGGCTACAAGACATTATTATTTGCTTCACGGAACTTAAGTTCTATACCCTTGTCGTATGCAAATAATTCCGGTGCCTGCGTATTGGGTTGCCAGACTGGCAACCCAATACACAAAAAATCAACCAGTCAAACCCTTTTTACAGTCTGAAATAGATAAATACCCGGAACCTCGAGTATGTTGATATTTCAAGTCCATAAAACCATCTATTTGTAAATATAATGATCATATTTTATACTTAATATACCATTTTTTTGCTGGGATGCGATCATGAAAACGTTTCTGTTGTCCATGGCGGTTTTGATATCGGCGTTTATGATGAGCAGCTGCTCGGTCACGACCGCCACCTATTCTCCCGGCTATAATAGTGATTATGTGTATTCAGTCGGTTATTATGGTTACAAGCCTTATTGGAGGAATCGTTA contains these protein-coding regions:
- the trhO gene encoding oxygen-dependent tRNA uridine(34) hydroxylase TrhO; this translates as MNQSEKKTNPYIVASFYKFTPLPDYELLRQPLLDGMIQCHIKGTLILASEGINGSFCGTRENIDRYKALLGNVQPAFSNIRFIENDNDSNPFDKSKVKLRKEIVSMGVEGVDTVENTGVHVKPEEWNKLISEEDVLVIDTRNDYEIELGTFKGATNPKTINFRDFPEYVRTHLMGEKTKKIAMCCTGGVRCEKSTAYLKQLGFENVYQLDGGILSYLESMPEEQSLWVGSCFVFDNRVAVDNQLNRLSSGTVDLEWKNKFRVKQFDDNSM
- a CDS encoding ester cyclase codes for the protein MTLLSAEQQALLDAFNQHVHAELQKDLDTTLATMTESPHINNIPTTIGGTGLEGVRQFYSSLIPAEKFFPPDTEMIPVSRTIDQHQLVDEIIFKFTHTTEIGWMLPNMPPTGKKVAIPLVVIVGFADGKVTHEHIYWDQASVLVQVGLLDPTGLPVKGVATAQKMEELRQRSQ
- a CDS encoding M20/M25/M40 family metallo-hydrolase — translated: MTNNKPALFLFLSVLLPGFLPAAQAAELTAIEQEITKTVTEQASRQLSLLEQLVDINSGTDNKAGIHQVGEQLRTELKQLGFSTQWVNPPASMKRAGSLVATRQGSKGKKILLIGHLDTVFSANNPFQQFVRHNNELATGPGVIDNKGGDVVMLYALKALHKAHALDDATITIVLSGDEEDAGKPVATSRKSLIDAAKQSDVALDFEWSLSADTATIARRGVSGWLLKTSGKDAHSSEIFQNSGGYGAIFEINRILNDMRNELSTETYLSFNPGLILGGDKTKFDSIQGTASGRKNIIAKVAIAEGDLRFISDQQRAKAEQRIAAIVNNHLPETTASIQFEEGIPAMPPTAKNQELLNLYSQISNDLGYGPVKPLDPGLRGAGDISYVASLVDASLAGLGPIGTGAHSVKEKLQVSSLTMQTQRAALLIYRLIN
- a CDS encoding YajQ family cyclic di-GMP-binding protein; this translates as MPSFDIVSEINEVELKNAVDNAVREMGTRFDFRGVQSSIDMKEMTITLKAESDFQVRQLEDLFRNHCTKRGVSTFGVDMEDEPVHSGKTFSLNMTFKQGIDQPTAKDIVKLIKDSKLKVQTSIQGDKVRITGKKRDDLQDTIALLKKSDIKMPLQFENFRD